Proteins from a genomic interval of Arachis hypogaea cultivar Tifrunner chromosome 10, arahy.Tifrunner.gnm2.J5K5, whole genome shotgun sequence:
- the LOC112714878 gene encoding high affinity sulfate transporter 2: MSQRVSDDAMAEVIAETRSDSSSRRHGGGDDDFVTDLPYMHRVGTPPKQPLFQEIKHSLMETFFADKPFHKFKDQSGSRKFVLALQSLFPILEWGRDYNLKKFRGDFVSGLTIASLCIPQDLAYAKLAYLDPWYGLYSSFVAPLVYAFMGTSRDIAIGPVAVVSLLLGSLLSSEISDTKSHDYVRLAFTATFFAGVTQLVLGVCRLGFLIDFLSHAAIVGFMAGAAITIALQQLKGLLGIKNFTTKTDIVSVLHSVWSNVHHGWNWETILIGLSFLIFLLITKYIAKRNKKLFWVSAISPMISVVVSTFFVYITRADEKGVSIVKHIKSGVNPSSANEIFFSGKYLGAGVRIGIVSGMVALTEAVAIGRTFAAMKDYSLDGNKEMVAMGTMNIVGSLTSCYVTTGSFSRSAVNFMAGCQTAVSNIVMSIVVLLTLLVLTPLFKYTPNAVLASIIIAAVVNLVNIEAMVLLWKIDKFDFVACMGAFFGVIFKSVEIGLLIAVAISFAKILLQVTRPRTAVLGKLPGTTVYRNIQQYPKAAQIPGMLIIRIDSAIYFSNSNYIKERILRWLIEEESQRTESELPGIQNLIVEMSPVTDIDTSGIHAFEELYKTLQKREVQLILANPGPVVIEKLHASKLTDLIGEDKIFLTVADAVATFGPKGVK, translated from the exons ATGAGTCAGCGTGTGAGTGATGATGCTATGGCAGAAGTTATAGCAGAAACAAGAAGCGATTCTTCTTCACGTAGACATGGAGGAGGAGATGATGATTTTGTTACTGATCTGCCATATATGCACAGAGTTGGAACTCCTCCTAAGCAGCCACTCTTCCAAGAGATCAAGCATTCTCTCATGGAGACTTTCTTCGCTGACAAGCCCTTTCACAAGTTCAAGGACCAATCTGGATCTAGAAAGTTCGTTCTCGCTCtccaatctctcttccccattctTGAATGGGGAAGAGATTACAACCTCAAGAAATTCAGAGGCGATTTCGTTTCCGGACTCACCATTGCAAGTCTTTGCATTCCTCAG GACCTTGCATATGCGAAGCTTGCATATTTGGATCCTTGGTATGGATTAT ACTCAAGTTTTGTGGCACCTCTTGTGTATGCTTTCATGGGAACCTCAAGAGATATTGCGATTGGACCTGTAGCTGTGGTGTCCCTCTTGCTTGGGAGTTTGCTTTCTAGTGAGATCAGTGACACCAAAAGCCATGACTACGTGCGCCTTGCATTCACTGCTACCTTCTTTGCAGGAGTCACTCAATTGGTACTTGGAGTTTGCAG GCTTGGTTTCTTGATAGATTTCCTATCTCATGCTGCCATTGTGGGCTTCATGGCTGGAGCTGCCATTACTATTGCACTGCAACAGCTTAAAGGTCTGCTTGGCATAAAGAACTTCACCACAAAAACTGATATTGTTTCTGTATTGCATTCGGTTTGGAGTAACGTGCACCATGGG TGGAATTGGGAGACTATACTCATTGGACTATCATTCTTAATCTTCCTTCTTATAACCAAGTATATT GCTAAAAGAAACAAGAAACTCTTTTGGGTATCTGCAATTTCTCCTATGATCTCTGTTGTAGTGTCTACATTTTTTGTGTACATTACCAGAGCAGATGAAAAAGGTGTATCAATT GTGAAGCATATCAAGAGTGGTGTGAATCCATCATCAGCTAACGAAATCTTTTTCAGTGGAAAATATCTAGGCGCTGGTGTTAGAATTGGTATTGTATCTGGCATGGTTGCACTTACG GAAGCTGTAGCAATTGGGAGAACATTTGCTGCAATGAAAGATTATTCACTGGATGGTAACAAAGAAATGGTGGCAATGGGAACAATGAACATTGTTGGTTCTTTGACATCATGCTATGTGACAACAGGATCTTTTTCTCGGTCAGCAGTGAACTTCATGGCTGGTTGTCAAACTGCTGTATCAAACATTGTGATGTCCATTGTTGTGTTACTAACTCTGTTGGTCCTCACACCACTGTTTAAGTACACTCCAAATGCAGTTCTTGCTTCTATTATAATAGCTGCTGTTGTAAACCTGGTGAACATTGAAGCAATGGTTCTGCTCTGGAAGATTGACAAATTCGATTTTGTTGCTTGCATGGGAGCATTCTTTGGTGTCATCTTCAAGAGTGTTGAGATTGGCCTTCTAATCGCG GTGGCAATTTCATTTGCCAAGATACTTTTACAAGTGACAAGGCCAAGAACTGCAGTTCTTGGTAAGCTTCCGGGGACTACTGTTTATAGGAACATCCAGCAATACCCCAAAGCAGCACAGATTCCTGGCATGCTCATTATAAGGATTGACTCTGCTATCTACTTCTCAAATTCCAACTATATCAAGGAGAG aATATTGAGATGGTTGATTGAAGAAGAATCTCAAAGGACAGAAAGTGAATTACCGGGAATACAGAATCTCATTGTTGAAATGTCAC CTGTTACTGATATTGACACAAGTGGCATCCATGCCTTTGAAGAATTATACAAGACCCTTCAGAAAAGAGAAGTTCAg CTTATATTGGCGAATCCGGGGCCAGTTGTAATAGAAAAGCTCCATGCATCCAAGCTTACAGATCTAATTGGAGAAGATAAAATATTTCTCACAGTGGCTGATGCTGTTGCAACTTTTGGTCCAAAGGGTGTTAAATAA